Genomic DNA from Paenibacillus sp. MBLB1832:
TTCCGCGTGCCATGTACATCGAGCGAGTCGATCGCCTGCGGAAGTTCATTCCGGAATTCGCAGACAATCTTGCCGAGCTGGCACTCAAATTCGTGCTTCATCATCCTGCGGTTACCTCCGCGCTCGTTTCGATGCATATCCCACAGTATGCGAATCAAAATATTGCCGCGCTAGACAAGGCCCCATTGCCAAATGAAGTTTTTGAAGAGATTCGTAAATACCACAGATGGGTGCGCAATTTCTATGATACTAAATTCTGGTAAAATCGAAGAAACAGTTCTATGGTCAGAACTGTTTCCCCATGCATTTAACCGTCGCATCGAAGCTTGTCCTATCGTCTATTTGCCGTTAGGTATCTGTGAACCACACGGACAGTTTAGCGCTTTCGGGCTGGATACGATGAAGGCGGAATGGTTGTGCGCGATGGCTGCTAGCCGTGTAGGCGGCATTGTCGCGCCCACACAAGCCTATCATATTCACGAAACCGGCTACCATGCCCGCTGGCTGGAGGAGGTCGTTGGGGAGGAGAATCCCCGCATGACCTCCATGCCGCCTCATGTTGTGCTGCAATTCTTCCTGTACCAACTGCGCGCCTTCGTCAATGCGGGCTTCAAGGCCATTGTTGTTGTCTCAGGGCATAGTGGCGGCAATCAGGAAGATTTGCGCATAGCAGCTGAGCTCTTCATGGAGATCACTTCTGTTCAGGTATGGGTTGTCAGCGACCCCGAGCTCGTTCATGGACAATATACGGGTGATCATGCAGGTAAATACGAGATTTCCCAGCTCATGTACTTGCGTCCTGAGCTGGTTGATTTGTCATTGATTCGACTCGAGCAGCTTCCAGGTTCTGGCGGGAAGTTGGCCGCTGGCGCGGATGCAGGGAATGCTTCGCCTGTCGAGGGCGAGCGTATCATGCTCGCCTGTCTTGATGCCTTACAGCGTAAAGCGAAGGCAATGCAGGAGGAGGCAGCGGACTTACCTCCGCAGCCTCGTATCCCTCTCTCTGAAGTGGAAGTGGTGTGTCAACGATTGCTGGCAAAGCAAGCTAGTTGGGTTACACTAAGTTCTCGCGCTGGACAGGAACCTGTTAGCGAAGAGTCGCAATGGAAGATTCCTTATTTACCAATATAATTCCCAGTCTTTGCTTAGTCGAACCAACGCCTCAAAGTAATAGTAGTCACCCCAAATGTTGCATTCATCAATTCCTTTATTGTGGGGCTTTGCATATACGGCATGAAGTAATACACCGTTAGATTCAAGGACATCTTTGCTTGTATAATGCTCTGCGAGCGATTTAACAATATGTAGAGCGGCATTTTCATAGATACGTTTGTCGTTATCCGATAAGGGCAGACTTTTGCTTAATTCCATCAATCCACAGGCTGCAATAGCCGCAGATGAGCTGTCTCGCTCTTCAGGTCCTGAAGTAAAGATAAGATCCCAATAAGAAACAGAATCCTCGGGTAATCGATTCATATAATAGTTAGCTACTTTTTTGGCGAGGTCAATCAATGTTGAATCCCTTGTATACTTGTAACTGAGTGGAAAACCATAGATGCCCCAAGCTTGGCCTCTAGCCCAACAAGACGTGTCCGAGTATCCCTGAACCGTTTTGCCGTACTTAGGTTTTCCTGTATAAATATCCATGAAATAAGTGTGATACGTGGAGGCGTCTTCTCTTACGATGTAGGTTTCGGCCATTTTGACATGGCTATAGGCAGCATCATAATACTTCTTATCGCCGGTAATCTCGCTTGCCCAGAAGAGCAGCGGAAGATTCATACAGCAATCAATGATCATCCGTCCGCCGTTCTCAGGGTCATCTGGAGCGCCCCAAGCTTGAATGATACCTGCCTTTTCAAAATATCTCTCCATCAACAAATCAGCAGCTTTGAGACTCATTTCCTTAGCCTCCTCACTGCCCGTCAATTTAAAGGCAGCCACACTAGACAACGTGTACAAAAAACCTAAATCATGCGTACCGGTTTCAATTCGCTCATCGACGCGCTTTTTGTAGCTGGCTAATTGAATTTCTGCTACACGGCGGTATTTCATATCCCCTGTAACCTCATAGGCTAGCCAAAGCATGCCTGTCCAGAAGGAAGATGTCCATTCTACATTGTCAATAGCAGGATATACGTTGTTTACACTTGCGGGAGCTGGGTATTTGTAAGTGAACGTTTCCAGATTTTGATCCACTTTCTTTAAAATATAAGCAAGCGCATCCTCTATAAATGCTTTGGTAAACAGAGGTTGCTGCGAATATTTGGTTACATCTTTAATAGACTCATAGTGTACTTTTTTCATTGGTAAGACTCCCCTCCTAGAAAACGGTTGATACGCATATTATACACGGAAGATAACGCTATCTAATACCTGCAAATTGCGCTAAAATACCGTTAGGTTGTCATTTATCGGGAGGGAGAGACATCTCAATATGAATGCACATTTGCAAGTGGGTTTTAACTACAACATGTTAGAAACGTCCTATGATTTTTCTTATCAGACGACAACCATTGAAACGAACTGGCACATCTTTCATTGTCATGAAGGCATGGAGTTTCTATACGTTCATGAAGGAAACGGCTACGCCATTATTAATCAAAAAATGATTGAAATTAGACCTCAAACCCTTGTCTATTTCCAACCATTTCAACTTCATGGCACAAAAGTCTCCCTTGATCAGAATGCCGCTTACACAAGATCCATTCTATCCTTTGAACCTTTCGAAATTGAAGCTTATCTGCAGCACTTCCCTGCACTAAAGGCTTTTTTCCAACAAATCTGGAAGGCAGACTTACCTGTACAAGTACTATCGCAACTGCCAGTAAACAATCCGATAGAGGTAATGTTCAAGCACTATCAACACCTTTCGCAAGCTGATTCTTATCCCGATCGTCAGGAAGAATTCAGCCTGTTCATTATTGGGTTTCTGAACTATCTCAAAAGCGTATGGCCAGCGTGTGAGCAGCTTG
This window encodes:
- a CDS encoding AraC family transcriptional regulator, which gives rise to MNAHLQVGFNYNMLETSYDFSYQTTTIETNWHIFHCHEGMEFLYVHEGNGYAIINQKMIEIRPQTLVYFQPFQLHGTKVSLDQNAAYTRSILSFEPFEIEAYLQHFPALKAFFQQIWKADLPVQVLSQLPVNNPIEVMFKHYQHLSQADSYPDRQEEFSLFIIGFLNYLKSVWPACEQLVTQSASTPPSYIERIMDWIEENYTSEFQLNVLSDELHLTSYYISHLFQQWTGTTITQYVIARRMRQACWLLKNSAISVYEICQQIGLTNVSYFCKKFKEYSGRTPLQYRNDSSKQQHI
- a CDS encoding creatininase family protein, coding for MILNSGKIEETVLWSELFPHAFNRRIEACPIVYLPLGICEPHGQFSAFGLDTMKAEWLCAMAASRVGGIVAPTQAYHIHETGYHARWLEEVVGEENPRMTSMPPHVVLQFFLYQLRAFVNAGFKAIVVVSGHSGGNQEDLRIAAELFMEITSVQVWVVSDPELVHGQYTGDHAGKYEISQLMYLRPELVDLSLIRLEQLPGSGGKLAAGADAGNASPVEGERIMLACLDALQRKAKAMQEEAADLPPQPRIPLSEVEVVCQRLLAKQASWVTLSSRAGQEPVSEESQWKIPYLPI
- a CDS encoding glycoside hydrolase family 88 protein, translating into MKKVHYESIKDVTKYSQQPLFTKAFIEDALAYILKKVDQNLETFTYKYPAPASVNNVYPAIDNVEWTSSFWTGMLWLAYEVTGDMKYRRVAEIQLASYKKRVDERIETGTHDLGFLYTLSSVAAFKLTGSEEAKEMSLKAADLLMERYFEKAGIIQAWGAPDDPENGGRMIIDCCMNLPLLFWASEITGDKKYYDAAYSHVKMAETYIVREDASTYHTYFMDIYTGKPKYGKTVQGYSDTSCWARGQAWGIYGFPLSYKYTRDSTLIDLAKKVANYYMNRLPEDSVSYWDLIFTSGPEERDSSSAAIAACGLMELSKSLPLSDNDKRIYENAALHIVKSLAEHYTSKDVLESNGVLLHAVYAKPHNKGIDECNIWGDYYYFEALVRLSKDWELYW